One genomic window of Cryomorphaceae bacterium includes the following:
- a CDS encoding OsmC family peroxiredoxin: METSRVNYIGNLRTTAVHCQSDTVLITDAPKDNNGNGESFSPTDLTATSLASCMLTMMGIVARNHGIAFQSASANVWKHMASAPRRIEKIEVGITISGNHYSAREKKLLEESALSCPVAKSLHPNIEQAVSFRYSES; encoded by the coding sequence ATGGAAACTTCACGAGTAAATTACATCGGAAATTTGCGAACAACAGCGGTTCACTGTCAAAGCGACACGGTATTAATAACAGACGCGCCAAAGGACAACAACGGAAACGGAGAATCGTTCTCGCCTACGGATTTAACGGCAACCTCTTTGGCAAGTTGCATGCTCACGATGATGGGAATTGTTGCCAGAAATCATGGAATTGCGTTCCAATCGGCCAGTGCCAACGTATGGAAACACATGGCATCAGCGCCAAGGCGTATTGAAAAAATAGAGGTAGGGATTACCATTTCGGGCAATCATTATTCTGCCCGGGAAAAAAAGCTGCTGGAAGAAAGTGCGCTAAGCTGCCCTGTTGCTAAAAGTCTGCATCCGAATATCGAGCAAGCTGTCTCATTTCGCTATTCAGAAAGCTGA
- the lipA gene encoding lipoyl synthase, with translation MIDETTQEVPVKKPSWLRVKLPTGEAYKKVRGLVSEHKLHTICESGNCPNMGECWGAGTATFMILGNICTRSCGFCSVATGKPLDVDVFEPLRVAKSVKIMGVKHAVITSVDRDDLEDGGSVIWVQTVRKIRELSPDTTLETLIPDFAGKWDNLNRIIDVAPEIVSHNLETVRRLTRQVRIQAKYDRSLEVLFRLKKGGMKTKSGMMLGLGETHQEIIETLEDLRSVGVDIVTLGQYLQPTKSHLPVAEFVHPDRFKEYKELGLEMGFRYVESGPLVRSSYHAEKHLF, from the coding sequence ATGATAGATGAGACAACGCAGGAAGTTCCCGTCAAAAAGCCATCCTGGCTCAGGGTTAAGCTTCCAACAGGCGAAGCATATAAGAAAGTTCGTGGGTTAGTAAGCGAACACAAGCTGCACACCATTTGTGAAAGTGGAAACTGCCCGAACATGGGAGAGTGTTGGGGTGCAGGAACAGCCACCTTTATGATACTCGGAAATATCTGTACCCGATCTTGTGGTTTTTGTTCTGTGGCGACAGGAAAGCCGCTTGATGTGGATGTTTTTGAGCCGCTTCGTGTTGCTAAGTCTGTGAAAATAATGGGGGTAAAGCACGCAGTGATTACCTCGGTTGATCGCGATGACCTTGAAGATGGAGGTTCCGTGATTTGGGTTCAAACCGTGCGGAAAATCCGGGAGTTGTCACCTGACACCACCCTGGAGACGCTCATTCCGGATTTTGCTGGTAAATGGGATAATTTGAATCGAATCATAGATGTAGCACCTGAAATAGTTTCACACAATCTGGAAACTGTGAGAAGGCTTACCCGTCAGGTTAGGATTCAGGCCAAGTATGACCGAAGCTTGGAAGTCCTGTTCAGGCTAAAAAAAGGAGGGATGAAAACCAAGTCGGGAATGATGCTCGGATTGGGTGAGACCCATCAGGAAATCATTGAAACATTGGAAGACCTTCGCAGCGTGGGGGTGGATATCGTTACACTCGGACAATACTTGCAGCCAACGAAAAGCCATCTTCCTGTGGCAGAGTTTGTTCATCCGGACAGATTCAAAGAATACAAAGAACTGGGCTTGGAAATGGGGTTCCGTTATGTAGAGAGTGGGCCGCTAGTTCGTTCGTCGTACCATGCCGAAAAACATCTTTTTTGA
- a CDS encoding T9SS C-terminal target domain-containing protein: MKKFLLIVSSVIAVSALLIAGWNPFGSGEKVGLYKPRTANFNAERGAHGWIEYMKELKRNYYTGEIEIEDILATRKALNKFSRNQSKSNDMEWRTLGPDNIGGRVRALWLDPNNDNHLWAGAASGGVWRTTDGGNSWEAVESFNKNENFMSHMPIGFINRTGSGIYYIGTGSQHENFNPSGSGTPGFIGNGLFRSTNTEGTEWERVFGPDQYFNTNQPWLTIDAIELDPSNPEKMWIAHSGGLDVYIHGNADLEPRPAGLPGTAVACEDVDISPDGQVIVTSVNTRGYISTNGGQSFSMISGTLANGGPNVLGAGGNSRIEFAVSRSPENYIYASVVNTNQSLRGVFASWDQGASWYRIAQDVNDSGTQPALFQPFGGVGGQGRWDNALSVNPLNPKQIFLGGLVIYSHTIVGNVPSLSNWEQRSLYSTNYLNPFAVHPDVHRFVWDSNNIFWACTDGGFFKSTTMATSNAPTFFPANQGFVTTQFYAIAHGEDGRTIGGTQDNGTLYQNLQGPTENHGFEVFGGDGFDCEISFLRPELLIGSSQFGTILRSVGAGFGEFISPPPGSSSDFTTNLRLVETEFDPYSKRGMWWGADTLLDAFVFDEQVWPDGSVTLGYVPEGHWILHFAAADQRELWTQTTENMYYYETRVTPDTTFFTVLDTVEVITNIEFVDTTFFPVDTTFTFVCDTVEIIVDTTYIDTCTTFQNQIFCVTIDTLYTFGDTVLCEVTDTIIDFDFFLNFDTTFTYVTEETIDFTIEFIIDEHVADSLFLVDPVQSLFTVGHGGGLGIWVTRDVTNTAIDPEWWFIGNVDELVNSMEWSPDRDHLYVGTSSGRLLRFSGFNELYYAEDIDNITVTTLITGGPPINNIAVDYSQGTGGPDGPPASETVVIARSTYGVQSKVLRSTVAASTTSSNTFQSIFNVPTPLDRMPVYSCVISKDDPNVIVIGTEVGIFRTDDGGGNWYEANGGHMDRVPVLDLRQQYREHWEVLNSGVVYAGTHGRGIFDNDDFFSPWTSVEENEGVSTVNEPLMSSLTVFPNPMNTHGWVEFDLKEASDVRMVIFNINGQMMEQIHRERLPAGNQQVQFSAERLSAGTYLIRVEAGGIAETKRFIVTR, from the coding sequence ATGAAAAAGTTTCTACTCATTGTTTCGAGTGTGATTGCCGTGTCAGCACTGCTGATTGCGGGATGGAACCCGTTTGGGTCTGGTGAGAAAGTTGGCTTGTACAAGCCCAGAACGGCCAATTTCAACGCTGAGCGCGGAGCGCACGGTTGGATTGAGTACATGAAAGAACTCAAGCGCAATTATTACACAGGCGAAATCGAGATTGAAGACATTCTTGCCACAAGAAAAGCATTGAACAAGTTTAGTCGCAACCAGTCCAAGAGTAATGATATGGAATGGCGCACACTGGGCCCTGACAACATTGGTGGGCGTGTAAGAGCGCTCTGGCTCGACCCAAACAATGACAATCATTTATGGGCAGGGGCCGCCTCAGGTGGGGTGTGGAGAACCACTGATGGAGGCAACAGCTGGGAGGCAGTTGAAAGTTTCAATAAGAATGAAAACTTCATGTCGCACATGCCCATTGGCTTCATCAACCGAACAGGTAGCGGTATTTATTACATCGGTACCGGATCTCAACACGAGAACTTTAACCCTTCCGGGTCAGGAACCCCCGGTTTTATCGGTAATGGCCTTTTCCGTTCAACCAACACCGAAGGAACGGAATGGGAAAGAGTGTTTGGCCCCGATCAATACTTCAATACAAACCAACCCTGGCTTACCATTGACGCTATTGAACTGGACCCCAGTAACCCCGAAAAAATGTGGATTGCTCACAGCGGTGGTTTGGATGTCTATATCCACGGAAATGCTGACCTTGAGCCGCGTCCTGCCGGACTTCCCGGTACAGCTGTGGCCTGTGAAGACGTTGATATTTCTCCTGATGGTCAGGTTATTGTTACATCGGTTAATACGCGAGGATACATTTCAACCAATGGTGGCCAAAGCTTTTCAATGATTTCCGGAACACTCGCGAACGGTGGTCCCAATGTGCTGGGTGCTGGTGGTAACAGCCGAATAGAATTTGCTGTCTCGCGTTCGCCTGAGAATTACATCTATGCATCCGTTGTAAATACCAACCAAAGCCTGCGGGGTGTCTTTGCTTCGTGGGATCAAGGTGCTTCATGGTACCGAATTGCTCAGGATGTGAACGATTCCGGTACACAGCCGGCACTTTTTCAGCCGTTTGGTGGTGTAGGCGGACAAGGCCGTTGGGATAATGCTTTGTCGGTTAATCCTTTGAACCCCAAGCAAATTTTTCTTGGTGGTTTGGTTATTTACAGCCATACCATTGTGGGTAATGTTCCTTCGCTTTCCAACTGGGAGCAGCGCAGCCTTTACAGCACCAACTATCTGAATCCTTTTGCGGTTCACCCGGATGTTCACCGATTTGTGTGGGATTCGAACAACATTTTCTGGGCTTGTACAGATGGTGGTTTTTTCAAATCAACCACGATGGCAACCTCCAATGCGCCAACATTCTTCCCGGCCAATCAAGGATTTGTAACAACGCAGTTCTATGCTATAGCACATGGCGAAGATGGCCGAACGATTGGTGGAACCCAGGATAACGGAACACTATACCAGAATCTGCAAGGACCCACAGAAAACCACGGTTTTGAGGTGTTTGGTGGAGATGGATTCGATTGTGAGATTTCGTTCCTGCGACCTGAACTTTTGATCGGATCCAGTCAGTTTGGTACTATTTTGCGCTCTGTTGGCGCTGGCTTTGGTGAATTTATTTCACCGCCCCCGGGATCGTCGAGCGACTTTACCACGAACCTGCGTTTGGTTGAAACGGAGTTCGACCCATATTCAAAGCGTGGTATGTGGTGGGGTGCAGATACCCTGCTAGATGCTTTTGTGTTTGATGAACAGGTTTGGCCCGATGGCAGCGTTACACTGGGTTATGTACCCGAGGGTCACTGGATTCTGCATTTTGCAGCTGCCGATCAGCGTGAATTGTGGACGCAGACTACCGAAAACATGTACTACTACGAGACACGTGTAACACCTGATACCACATTCTTTACCGTGCTTGATACTGTGGAAGTAATCACGAATATTGAGTTCGTGGACACCACGTTCTTCCCGGTTGATACTACCTTCACCTTTGTTTGTGATACGGTGGAAATAATCGTGGATACGACCTACATAGATACATGTACCACCTTCCAGAACCAGATTTTCTGTGTCACCATTGATACGCTCTACACCTTTGGTGACACTGTACTCTGTGAGGTGACCGACACCATCATCGATTTTGATTTCTTCCTCAACTTCGACACAACATTTACTTATGTGACAGAAGAAACCATTGACTTCACCATTGAATTTATTATCGATGAACACGTCGCAGACTCCTTGTTCCTTGTAGATCCGGTTCAGTCCCTGTTTACAGTCGGTCACGGCGGTGGTTTGGGTATATGGGTTACACGAGATGTTACCAACACCGCAATAGACCCCGAATGGTGGTTTATCGGTAACGTGGATGAACTTGTGAACAGCATGGAATGGTCTCCTGATCGCGATCACCTGTACGTGGGAACTTCGTCAGGTCGTTTGCTTCGATTCTCAGGTTTCAATGAACTGTACTATGCGGAGGATATTGACAACATAACTGTAACAACGCTTATTACAGGTGGCCCACCCATTAATAATATTGCGGTTGACTACTCGCAAGGCACGGGTGGCCCTGATGGCCCTCCAGCCTCCGAAACAGTTGTGATTGCCCGCTCAACCTATGGTGTGCAGAGCAAAGTTCTGCGCTCTACTGTGGCCGCGTCAACAACTTCGTCTAATACCTTCCAGAGCATATTCAATGTTCCCACACCACTGGACAGAATGCCGGTGTACTCTTGTGTGATTTCTAAGGATGATCCGAATGTAATCGTGATAGGAACAGAAGTGGGTATCTTCCGAACTGATGATGGAGGAGGAAACTGGTACGAGGCTAACGGTGGCCATATGGATCGTGTTCCAGTTCTTGACCTTCGTCAGCAGTACCGTGAACACTGGGAGGTTCTTAACTCAGGTGTTGTTTATGCAGGTACCCATGGAAGAGGAATCTTCGATAATGATGATTTCTTCTCGCCCTGGACGAGCGTGGAGGAGAATGAAGGTGTCAGCACGGTTAATGAACCACTCATGAGTTCTCTTACTGTTTTCCCGAACCCGATGAACACCCACGGATGGGTTGAGTTTGACCTTAAGGAAGCGAGTGATGTGCGAATGGTAATTTTCAACATCAATGGTCAAATGATGGAGCAAATTCACCGCGAACGCCTTCCGGCCGGAAACCAGCAGGTGCAGTTTAGTGCCGAAAGACTTTCTGCGGGAACCTACCTGATTCGTGTAGAAGCAGGCGGCATTGCCGAAACCAAGCGCTTCATCGTAACCCGATAA
- the gap gene encoding type I glyceraldehyde-3-phosphate dehydrogenase, giving the protein MTRIGINGLGRIGRRLFRLLSECHDMEVVAVNDLADAETMNHLLRFDSVHGLWNLQPEVAGNALELEGRSIAYSRHAKPVDIPWFKHEVDIVFECTGHFKTRERANGHLQQGVRAVVLSAPPEDATIKTIVMGINDHLLSADDRIVSNASCTTNSAAPMVQLVDEICGVKSGYITTVHSYTTDQRLQDAPHRDLRRARAAAHSIVPTTTGAAKAITRIFPHLDGKLGGCGIRVPVPNGSLTDISYVVERPPSVEVLNEAFASASLHRWNGLLQYIEDPVVSADIIGNRHSCIFDAQLTSVIDHMVKVVGWYDNETGYSARLIDLARKMIALQNA; this is encoded by the coding sequence ATGACCAGAATAGGAATCAACGGACTCGGCCGTATCGGACGAAGACTTTTTCGCCTCCTGAGCGAATGTCACGATATGGAAGTAGTGGCCGTCAATGATCTGGCAGATGCCGAAACCATGAACCACTTGTTGCGCTTTGATTCAGTGCATGGCTTATGGAATCTCCAACCGGAAGTAGCAGGCAATGCCTTGGAGCTGGAGGGTCGCTCCATAGCCTATTCCCGTCATGCGAAGCCTGTTGATATTCCGTGGTTCAAGCATGAGGTAGACATTGTATTTGAATGCACAGGCCATTTTAAGACGCGTGAAAGGGCCAATGGCCATCTTCAGCAAGGTGTTCGGGCAGTTGTTTTATCTGCTCCGCCTGAAGATGCTACCATCAAAACAATTGTAATGGGCATCAATGATCACTTGCTCAGTGCTGACGACCGCATCGTATCGAATGCTTCTTGCACTACGAACTCGGCCGCTCCTATGGTGCAGCTGGTAGATGAGATTTGTGGGGTGAAAAGCGGATATATCACTACTGTTCATTCGTACACTACTGACCAACGTCTTCAGGATGCACCGCATCGCGATCTGCGCCGCGCCCGGGCCGCAGCTCATTCAATTGTTCCTACAACCACCGGTGCGGCCAAGGCCATTACGCGCATTTTTCCCCATCTTGATGGAAAACTGGGAGGTTGCGGAATTAGGGTTCCGGTTCCCAACGGATCACTCACCGATATATCCTATGTTGTGGAGCGCCCTCCATCTGTTGAAGTTTTGAATGAGGCGTTTGCATCGGCTTCTCTCCACCGTTGGAATGGATTGCTTCAGTATATCGAAGATCCGGTGGTATCTGCAGATATCATCGGCAACCGGCACTCATGCATATTCGATGCGCAACTTACCAGCGTAATTGATCACATGGTAAAGGTTGTGGGGTGGTACGACAATGAGACCGGGTATTCGGCCAGACTCATTGATCTTGCCCGGAAGATGATAGCCCTTCAAAACGCTTGA
- a CDS encoding UDP-2,3-diacylglucosamine diphosphatase encodes MKTDKIYFASDFHLGVPNREDSLAREKRVVEWLDMAKTDATEIFLVGDVFDFWFEYRTVVPRGFVRLLGKIAEITDSGIPVHYFTGNHDMWVFDYLPSETGVTLHHQPIERTFNGKKCLIGHGDGLGPGDYGYKFIKKIFRNRLCQWLFARLHPNFGIGMANFWSKTSRKHTGDDDRKFLGEDNEWLAIYCKEILESRHIDYFIFGHRHLPLDLQVGANSRYVNLGDWIVHYTYAVLEGGSLELKRFEGLSSSGQDQ; translated from the coding sequence TTGAAAACCGACAAAATATATTTTGCCTCTGATTTTCACCTCGGTGTTCCGAACAGGGAAGATAGCCTAGCGCGCGAAAAACGCGTAGTAGAGTGGCTGGATATGGCCAAAACAGATGCCACCGAAATCTTTCTGGTGGGCGACGTATTCGATTTTTGGTTTGAATACCGCACGGTGGTGCCCCGGGGCTTTGTTCGATTGTTGGGGAAAATTGCCGAAATTACTGACTCAGGAATTCCCGTGCACTACTTCACCGGAAACCACGACATGTGGGTTTTTGACTATTTGCCCTCAGAAACAGGCGTTACATTGCATCACCAACCAATTGAGCGAACATTCAACGGAAAGAAATGCCTGATTGGCCACGGCGACGGATTAGGTCCGGGCGACTACGGCTATAAGTTCATCAAAAAAATATTCCGCAATCGTTTGTGCCAATGGCTATTTGCCAGACTTCATCCCAATTTTGGAATCGGCATGGCCAATTTTTGGAGCAAAACAAGTCGCAAACATACCGGAGATGACGACCGTAAGTTTTTGGGTGAAGACAATGAATGGCTCGCCATATATTGCAAAGAAATTCTGGAATCCCGACACATCGACTACTTCATTTTTGGCCATCGTCATTTACCGCTCGATCTTCAGGTAGGTGCCAACAGCAGGTATGTAAATCTCGGAGATTGGATTGTGCATTACACCTACGCGGTACTCGAAGGCGGAAGCCTGGAGCTCAAGCGTTTTGAAGGGCTATCATCTTCCGGGCAAGATCAATGA
- a CDS encoding M1 family peptidase: MLLLIAWDSAIGQEYFQQEVNYTINVALDDRKHTLDGFIRMAYINHSPDVLYEVHMHHWPNAYSNVETPLARQLVKHGKFLFQFSGPENTGSIRNIQYKVNGVDAQTDDTDTPADYTKLILPEALRPGDTAIIETPFFVSLPDAEISRLGHSGQAYYITQWYPKPAVYDSRGWHAMSYLNQGEFYANFGYFEVNITLPSNYVVMATGELQNEDELEWLTEKARSTESWQTTHKNMSFPPSAQTTKTLTYKQGNIHDFAWFADKRYRVAKGDVVLPHSGRTVTAWAAFTDNEAKLWQSSIDYLTRAVYNYSLWNGDYPYNHVTAVDGVISAGAGMEYPMITVIGESGNAVDLETVIMHEVGHNWFYGVLASNERRFPWMDEGMNTANEMRYMEKHHPHLNIFGSRHNSWLMRWLQLDRYRLRDQNYFLYAFNARRNLDQAPCLHSEDFTPLNYGAMVYAKAALAFEYLRAYTGDDAYDAAMQAYFDHWKFKHPYPEDVWPYVQQASGDDAQWVKDLICTTKKSDYKIKYLKRTDSGFDLTIKAKGIEGPVTCTALNDKGEVLDQAWVPPFGRDTTVQISLRNFHRLVLDHDRRTTDINRKNNSIRSSGILRKMEPLRFQWLAGMEDPSRTTLYYTPTLGYNTTDGLMAGLLLHNVSPLQKMFEFRVMPMFGFASNEFTGTAAIQHNLRIQSSRWIENLRTEMSAATFGTGGAGLGGSFTRYELASQLDIRRNPLSRNLSHHVHYAVTHVSETFGIRPSDELLVTTTSNNLYGFLAYELRNRLTIRPYHLMAAFDLHEDFNRVWLEWNGKFVMNRHKRSLFLRFFGGTFLHHDTNMPRYNFRMDGINGAQDFRYSHVFPGRFENNGLLSQQFVGGHGNFKIPTANGQTNSWMVAANAKMQSPFKFLPLGIYADVGFSDPQGLPNAPGILANAGIYLWLIPEIVEVYFPVIWSEDIRREIETRGLNYSQLIRFMINFNEINPFKAIRRIPG, from the coding sequence TTGCTGCTACTGATTGCATGGGATAGTGCAATCGGTCAGGAGTATTTTCAGCAGGAAGTAAACTACACCATCAATGTTGCATTGGATGACCGAAAGCACACGCTCGATGGTTTTATTCGTATGGCTTACATTAACCACTCGCCTGACGTACTCTACGAAGTACACATGCACCATTGGCCCAACGCCTACAGCAATGTTGAAACACCTCTCGCGCGGCAACTGGTAAAACACGGTAAGTTCCTTTTTCAGTTCAGCGGACCGGAAAACACTGGCAGCATCCGCAACATCCAATACAAGGTAAACGGTGTGGATGCGCAGACCGATGACACCGATACTCCGGCAGACTATACAAAACTCATCCTGCCCGAAGCTCTGCGTCCCGGGGACACCGCCATCATTGAAACCCCGTTTTTTGTTTCGCTGCCCGACGCAGAAATTTCGCGCCTCGGGCACAGTGGGCAAGCCTATTATATCACGCAATGGTATCCCAAACCGGCAGTATATGACTCCCGCGGTTGGCATGCCATGTCGTACCTCAACCAGGGAGAATTTTACGCCAACTTCGGGTATTTTGAGGTGAATATTACGCTTCCGTCCAACTACGTGGTGATGGCCACGGGTGAGTTGCAAAATGAAGACGAACTGGAGTGGTTAACCGAAAAAGCCCGTTCAACAGAGTCGTGGCAGACAACTCATAAAAACATGTCGTTTCCGCCCTCAGCGCAAACCACCAAAACACTCACTTACAAGCAGGGCAATATCCATGATTTTGCGTGGTTTGCCGACAAGCGCTACCGCGTGGCTAAGGGAGATGTGGTGCTCCCTCATTCCGGCCGAACTGTTACCGCATGGGCAGCCTTTACGGACAATGAAGCAAAATTATGGCAAAGCAGTATTGACTACCTTACTCGCGCTGTGTACAACTACTCACTTTGGAATGGAGACTACCCATACAACCACGTTACTGCTGTAGATGGTGTAATCAGCGCCGGTGCTGGTATGGAATATCCCATGATTACCGTTATTGGTGAGTCGGGGAATGCAGTGGACCTCGAAACGGTTATCATGCATGAGGTTGGTCACAATTGGTTTTACGGTGTGCTGGCTTCTAATGAGCGGCGCTTTCCGTGGATGGATGAAGGCATGAATACTGCCAATGAAATGCGCTACATGGAGAAGCACCATCCGCATCTGAACATTTTTGGCAGCAGGCATAACTCATGGCTCATGCGTTGGTTACAGCTTGACCGCTACCGGCTGCGCGACCAGAACTACTTTCTGTACGCTTTTAACGCACGACGCAATCTGGATCAGGCTCCCTGCCTGCACAGCGAAGACTTTACTCCACTGAACTACGGTGCCATGGTATATGCCAAGGCAGCCCTGGCGTTTGAGTACTTACGCGCTTACACAGGCGATGATGCTTATGATGCCGCGATGCAGGCCTATTTTGATCATTGGAAATTCAAACACCCCTATCCTGAAGACGTTTGGCCATACGTTCAACAGGCCTCCGGCGACGATGCCCAATGGGTAAAAGACCTGATTTGCACCACCAAAAAGTCTGACTACAAGATTAAATACCTGAAGCGCACCGATTCAGGTTTTGATCTCACTATCAAGGCTAAGGGAATTGAAGGACCGGTTACTTGTACAGCACTCAACGATAAGGGCGAAGTTTTGGATCAGGCGTGGGTTCCGCCGTTCGGCCGGGATACAACAGTTCAGATTTCGCTGAGGAACTTTCACCGTTTGGTGCTTGACCACGATAGAAGAACCACCGACATCAACCGAAAAAACAACTCGATTCGCTCCTCGGGAATTTTGCGGAAAATGGAACCCTTGCGCTTCCAATGGCTGGCCGGCATGGAAGATCCCTCACGAACAACACTTTATTACACCCCTACCCTCGGATACAACACAACCGATGGATTGATGGCCGGGCTCCTGTTGCACAATGTATCGCCCCTGCAAAAAATGTTTGAGTTTCGGGTAATGCCCATGTTTGGTTTTGCGAGCAATGAATTTACCGGAACCGCTGCTATACAGCACAACCTGCGGATACAAAGCTCCCGGTGGATTGAAAACTTGCGCACAGAGATGAGTGCCGCTACCTTCGGAACGGGCGGCGCCGGGCTTGGAGGAAGTTTTACGCGCTATGAGTTGGCTTCTCAACTGGACATTCGCAGAAACCCGCTCAGCAGAAACCTGTCGCACCACGTGCATTACGCAGTTACGCACGTTTCAGAAACCTTTGGCATCAGACCTTCGGATGAGTTATTGGTTACCACAACATCCAACAATCTCTATGGCTTTCTGGCTTACGAATTGCGTAACAGGCTGACCATCCGTCCGTACCATTTGATGGCGGCTTTTGATTTACACGAGGATTTTAATCGTGTTTGGCTGGAATGGAATGGCAAGTTCGTGATGAACCGGCACAAGCGTTCACTGTTTCTCCGTTTTTTTGGAGGAACCTTTCTGCATCATGACACCAACATGCCACGCTACAATTTCCGAATGGACGGCATCAATGGTGCGCAGGATTTTCGGTATTCCCATGTATTCCCTGGAAGGTTTGAAAACAATGGGTTGCTGAGCCAGCAGTTTGTGGGCGGTCATGGTAATTTCAAAATACCAACCGCCAATGGCCAGACCAATTCGTGGATGGTGGCAGCGAACGCAAAAATGCAATCGCCCTTTAAGTTCTTGCCGCTGGGAATTTATGCCGATGTAGGATTCAGCGATCCGCAAGGATTGCCAAATGCACCAGGCATTTTGGCCAATGCGGGGATTTATCTGTGGTTGATACCGGAAATTGTAGAAGTGTACTTCCCGGTGATCTGGAGCGAAGATATCAGAAGAGAAATTGAGACCCGGGGGCTAAACTACAGCCAGCTTATTCGGTTTATGATCAATTTTAACGAGATTAACCCCTTTAAAGCCATCCGGCGCATACCAGGCTGA
- a CDS encoding TlpA family protein disulfide reductase produces the protein MKNLWIIASLLFILAGCESSESGMAGISGQIENAAGEKIELNHIHNNAANLLEAAEIGPGGSFRFAEGPGMFDFYTVVVGDQQIVLLTDSTENVMITGDMEDLLGTYQVQGSKHSQILRDYYAGTQTFRTQLDSIQKAFQAIAMSGDEDAKQEMVDAFEDIREAYQRFQKEYVAKNTDSPACISILGEMNPEEHLELFKEVHKGIEPVFSSHIYYSMLGNQIAEAERKVSAMAKLSPGSEAPDIELADPNGKVIPLSSLRGKVVLIDFWASWCKPCRVENPKVVKMYNEMKDKGFEIYGVSLDRDKDKWVEAIQQDGLTWPQVSDLQFWNSAAAKLYNVSSIPHTVLIDRDGKIVASGLRGRALENKVEEMLAM, from the coding sequence ATGAAAAACCTTTGGATTATTGCATCACTATTGTTCATTCTCGCGGGTTGCGAAAGCAGCGAATCGGGTATGGCAGGTATCTCAGGCCAGATCGAAAACGCAGCTGGTGAGAAAATTGAACTCAACCACATTCACAACAACGCGGCCAACCTGCTCGAAGCGGCAGAAATTGGTCCTGGAGGAAGCTTTCGCTTTGCGGAAGGGCCCGGAATGTTTGATTTTTACACGGTAGTGGTGGGCGACCAACAAATCGTACTCCTTACCGACAGCACCGAAAATGTGATGATTACCGGCGATATGGAGGATTTACTCGGAACCTACCAAGTACAGGGATCCAAACATTCTCAAATCCTACGCGACTATTACGCCGGCACCCAAACATTCCGCACACAATTGGATTCCATCCAGAAAGCCTTTCAGGCTATTGCCATGTCGGGAGATGAGGATGCCAAACAAGAAATGGTGGATGCCTTTGAGGATATCCGGGAAGCTTACCAGCGATTCCAGAAGGAATATGTAGCGAAAAACACCGACTCTCCGGCGTGTATTTCCATTCTTGGTGAAATGAATCCCGAGGAACACCTGGAGCTGTTCAAGGAAGTACACAAAGGTATTGAGCCCGTATTCTCGTCGCATATCTACTACAGTATGTTGGGCAACCAGATTGCAGAAGCCGAGCGCAAAGTATCGGCCATGGCCAAATTGTCGCCTGGTAGCGAAGCTCCCGATATTGAACTTGCCGACCCCAATGGCAAAGTAATTCCGCTGTCATCGCTTCGCGGCAAAGTGGTATTGATTGACTTCTGGGCCTCGTGGTGCAAGCCCTGTCGGGTGGAGAACCCCAAGGTGGTAAAGATGTACAACGAAATGAAAGACAAAGGGTTTGAAATCTATGGGGTTTCACTTGACCGCGACAAGGACAAGTGGGTGGAAGCCATCCAGCAGGACGGCCTTACCTGGCCACAGGTTTCAGACCTCCAGTTCTGGAACAGCGCTGCAGCCAAGCTCTACAACGTTAGCAGCATTCCGCACACTGTACTCATTGACCGCGATGGAAAAATTGTGGCCAGCGGCCTTCGCGGTCGTGCACTCGAGAACAAGGTGGAGGAAATGCTGGCGATGTAA